A genomic stretch from uncultured Cohaesibacter sp. includes:
- a CDS encoding ATP-binding protein: MALDKRKQGLGTSADLDRLLGGGPLNRLYGARWSLIVMAIGLGWIAIQNEREMWHVGLVFVAVILATMFLPRRRKVTRLKAKVEARRRAIVPDINMRKLASALPDPCFILDRRGIVRFANHAGSSIFGNVKEGDPLSFRIRQPDMLAALDNVLDGGPIEKVDYTLKSHSERFYEAWVTPIHLNSDPEGEHRPEFILLLLHDQTEQKNMARMRADFVANASHELRTPLASVIGFIETLLGPAKDDPVARDRFLRIMLDQSERMSRLVSDLLSLSRIEMRAHVLPDTRVDLSKIMRHVVDSLSPLATDLEVNIDAKELADGLWVSGDRDELVQVFENLVENALKYGKDGEKIDISYSRIIDSADGKPYHCVNVRDYGAGISQEHLPRLTERFYRVDVASSREQKGTGLGLAIVKHILTRHRGKLLVESQPGEGATFQVRLPASDSADL; encoded by the coding sequence ATGGCACTCGACAAGCGCAAACAAGGACTTGGAACTTCGGCCGATCTGGACCGCCTTTTGGGCGGAGGGCCGCTGAACCGCTTGTATGGCGCTCGATGGTCGCTGATTGTCATGGCCATTGGCCTGGGCTGGATTGCCATCCAGAACGAGCGGGAAATGTGGCATGTGGGGCTGGTGTTTGTCGCTGTGATTCTCGCCACCATGTTCTTGCCGCGCCGTCGCAAGGTCACACGCCTCAAGGCCAAGGTGGAAGCCCGTCGCCGTGCGATTGTGCCTGATATCAACATGCGCAAACTGGCTTCAGCTCTGCCAGACCCCTGCTTCATTCTGGATCGCCGCGGTATTGTGCGCTTTGCCAATCATGCTGGTTCCTCGATTTTTGGCAATGTGAAGGAAGGGGACCCGCTCTCCTTCAGAATCAGACAGCCTGACATGCTGGCAGCATTGGATAATGTGCTTGATGGCGGCCCTATCGAAAAGGTTGACTATACGCTCAAAAGCCACAGTGAACGCTTCTATGAAGCATGGGTCACCCCCATACATCTGAATTCCGATCCCGAAGGGGAACATCGGCCCGAATTCATCCTGCTGCTCCTGCATGACCAGACCGAGCAGAAGAATATGGCCCGCATGCGGGCAGACTTCGTTGCCAATGCCAGCCATGAATTGCGGACCCCTCTGGCCTCGGTCATCGGCTTTATCGAGACATTGCTGGGCCCTGCCAAAGATGATCCGGTGGCCCGGGACCGGTTTCTGCGCATCATGCTTGATCAGTCAGAGCGCATGTCGCGTCTGGTCTCAGACCTCTTGTCCCTTTCAAGAATCGAGATGCGGGCGCATGTGTTGCCGGACACGCGCGTTGATCTCTCCAAGATCATGCGCCATGTCGTCGATAGCCTCAGCCCTCTGGCAACCGATCTGGAAGTCAATATCGACGCGAAAGAGCTGGCAGACGGGCTCTGGGTTTCTGGCGATCGGGATGAGCTGGTGCAAGTGTTCGAAAATCTGGTCGAAAACGCGCTCAAATATGGCAAGGATGGTGAAAAGATCGACATCAGCTACAGCCGGATCATCGATTCCGCTGACGGCAAGCCCTATCATTGCGTCAATGTCAGGGACTATGGCGCGGGTATCTCTCAGGAACATCTGCCGCGCCTGACAGAGCGCTTTTATCGCGTGGATGTTGCCTCTTCCAGAGAGCAGAAGGGCACTGGGCTTGGATTAGCCATTGTAAAACATATCCTTACGCGCCATCGCGGCAAGCTGCTGGTGGAAAGCCAACCGGGCGAGGGAGCAACCTTTCAGGTCCGTTTACCGGCAAGCGACTCTGCGGATTTGTGA